CCTCTTCAAGTCGCAGACGGGCTACCTTTTGGCGAAAAATTTTTTCATAATGTTTGCTCATCTAAAATATCTCCTTCTATACCTTCTAGGATTATATTTTATTTAGCCGTTCTTGTTACAACTTTACTTTATCACAACATAATAATAACGACTCTGATATTTGCGACTGTAATATCAAATAATTTTACAGCAAGTGCAATAAATGATCTCGGATTTCTCTCTATGAGCCTGCGTGCCTGCGTTGTGTTCATGCCTTTGACTTGTGCGTTATGGCTGAAAAAAAGAATCTCGCGGAAATTTATACTTGTCTCGATTATATTATCGCCTTTAGTTGCAATTCTGGGAGCATTATTTAAATTCCCGTTTGAGCCTTTATATCTCGGTATGAGTATTTCTATAATTTGCTGTGTGATTGGCGCGGTTTTGGTATAATATAGCGAAAATTTTTTATTTTTATATATAAATTTTATGAAGGAGAGTGTAATTTTCCATGCAAGGCATAATGGATCAAATTATGTATTACAACGGAATAGTCAACAGTTTTGTCTGGGGGGCACCCGTTTTAATATTGCTTGTCGGTACAGGCGTTTATTTGACGTTATTGCTTGGTCTGCCTCAATTCCGTTATTTTTTCGCGGCACTATCTGAAGTCTTCAGTTTCAGGAAAAAATCCGGCGAGGATAAATCAATCTCATCATTTGCGGCTATGGCTACGGCAATGGCGGCAACGGTCGGAACAGGTAATGTCGCGGGAGTTGCTACGGCTTTACACTTAGGAGGCCCTGGCGCGATGGTCTGGATGTTGATTTCTGCAATTTTCGGTATGTGTACGAAATTTTCAGAAGTTACTCTTGCTGTGCATTATAGACAGAAGGATGCTCACGGGGACTGGCGCGGAGGCACAATGTATATACTTGACAAGGGCGTTCGTGAAGTCATGGGCGGCGGACTCGGCGTAGTTGTAGGCAAATTATTAGCGATCTTGTTTGCAATTTTCGCATTCTTGGCCTCATTTGGAATCGGTGCGGCTACTCAGGCAAATTCAGCGGCAGAAGCTATCTCAATGGGCTGGGGAGTAGATCATCTTTATACGGGTATAGCTATGGCCATTCTTGTTGCGCTTGTAATAATCGGCGGCTTGAAGAGTCTTTCAACTGTTACTACTTTAATAGTTCCCTTTATGGCTATATTTTATATTGCCGGTTCTGTCTTTGTGCTTGTTACTAACGCTGAAGCAATCCCCGGCGCGATCTCTAATGCACTTCACTTAGCATTCAATAATCCTGCTGAGACTTTACCCGGAGCTTTGGCCGGCTGGTGCGTAAAAGAAGCTGTACAAAGAGGTATAGCAAGAGGCGTTTTCTCAAATGAAGCTGGTATGGGATCTGCTCCTATGGTACACGCTACGGCAAGTGTTGAACACCCAGTACAACAGGGCTTTTACGGAATATTTGAAGTCTTCATGGATACGATTGTAATTTGTATGATGACAGCACTTGTTATTATGTCAACGGGGACTCTCACAGGTTCACCGGAATTAACGGGCGCGCAGTTAACGTTAAAAGCATTTGAGTCAGCACTCGGAGCACCCGGCAAATATATTTTATCGGTCGGCTTGTTATTATTTGCATTTACTACGATTTTAGGCTGGTACTGGTACGCAGAGACGGTAGTAACTTATTTATTCGGCGTATGGTGCAAGCCCATAATGAAAATTTTATGGATCGCTATGGTCTTAATCGGTTCAGCTGGTGCGCAGTTTATCGGCTCAGAAGGAAATCAATTCTTGAATAATATCTGGGACATTTCCGACACGTTAAACGGGCTTATGGCATTGCCGAACTTGATAGGCCTGCTAATTCTTTCAGTAACGTTAAAGCGCATTGTCGACGATTACGAGGAAAAATTTGGCGTGCCGGATGATAAATATTTGACTCCGTCTCATAAAGTCTTAATCGCAAAGGCTGAATATATAGTAATAGGCGTTATCGGAGTAGTTGCAAGCATGGTTGCATTCTTTGGACATGCAAATATTTTCGGAACAATAGCGATTTTACTCGGACTTCTTTCGGCATATAAGCGTCAGACTCTATTAGGCTTTATTTCTGTAGTACTCGGCATTGTAGCAGTCGCACTATAATATTTAGAAATTTCTGGCCTCCTGATTTTGTCGGGAGGTCTTTTTTTGTGAGTCAATATATAATTATAAGCATAATAAAAGGGGGAATTTAAAGCATGATTTATCCGTATATGACTCTTAATGATGACACGGAAATAACGCACTCTGAAATGAAAGAAGACGGACGCGTTAAAGTTTATATCGAGACTCCGGACGTGAAAGACGGTTTTCACAGTGTAATTTGCTGGCTGCCCGGTTATGAATGGGAAGATGTGAACGGATATTCGGACTCAGAAATGAAATATTTTAAGCAATTAATCAGGAAAAATGCACATAATATTATAGAATTCTCACAAACAGGGGGAGTATTATGTGCCGCAAGTTCTTAGAATTGGCTCATATATAATATATTTCTGGTCAAATGAAAATAACCCGCTTGAACCTATTCACGTCCATATTGCGGAAGGCCAGCCCTATGCAAACGCGACAAAATTATGGATAACAAGTACAGGCAAAATTCTTATATGTCATAATAATTCTATGATTTCTGAAAAAATTTTGCGCAAAATTATTCGTATCTTGGAAGCTAACCGCGATGAAATTATTAATGCATGGCTTGAAAGATTTGGCGAAATAAAATATTTTTGCTAGTATTTTTCGTATATATTAGTCAAGAAGCAATCTTACTTAATGAATCATATAAAATCTATGCTAATATTATCGCGTGAATCATTACATAATAAATTAATAAATATAAATATTTAATGAAGGGAGAAATTTTTTAATGGCACTCTTAAATTATGACGTGCTGGCCAAGTCAGGCTATAAGGGCTATATTTTGCGCGACGCTCCGGAGAAGATTATGCAGTTCGGAGAAGGGAATTTTTTGCGTGCATTCGTTGATTATTTCTTTGACGTTGCTAATGAGAAAGCTAATTTTAACGGGAAGGCCGTATTAGTTCAGCCTATTGCTTCGGGACTCTCTGACATGATTAATAATCAAGAGGGGCTCTATACTCTTTATTTACGAGGCAGCGAGAAGGGACAAAAGATTGACT
This region of Synergistaceae bacterium genomic DNA includes:
- a CDS encoding sodium:alanine symporter family protein; its protein translation is MDQIMYYNGIVNSFVWGAPVLILLVGTGVYLTLLLGLPQFRYFFAALSEVFSFRKKSGEDKSISSFAAMATAMAATVGTGNVAGVATALHLGGPGAMVWMLISAIFGMCTKFSEVTLAVHYRQKDAHGDWRGGTMYILDKGVREVMGGGLGVVVGKLLAILFAIFAFLASFGIGAATQANSAAEAISMGWGVDHLYTGIAMAILVALVIIGGLKSLSTVTTLIVPFMAIFYIAGSVFVLVTNAEAIPGAISNALHLAFNNPAETLPGALAGWCVKEAVQRGIARGVFSNEAGMGSAPMVHATASVEHPVQQGFYGIFEVFMDTIVICMMTALVIMSTGTLTGSPELTGAQLTLKAFESALGAPGKYILSVGLLLFAFTTILGWYWYAETVVTYLFGVWCKPIMKILWIAMVLIGSAGAQFIGSEGNQFLNNIWDISDTLNGLMALPNLIGLLILSVTLKRIVDDYEEKFGVPDDKYLTPSHKVLIAKAEYIVIGVIGVVASMVAFFGHANIFGTIAILLGLLSAYKRQTLLGFISVVLGIVAVAL
- a CDS encoding DUF4160 domain-containing protein translates to MPQVLRIGSYIIYFWSNENNPLEPIHVHIAEGQPYANATKLWITSTGKILICHNNSMISEKILRKIIRILEANRDEIINAWLERFGEIKYFC